CTTGTGACTCCATTCGAGGCAAAGCGGCCCAGTTGAAACTGTCCAAACGAAGTTCGTCTTCGCAACCCACAGAGACTGTTCCCCCAAGGGACGCAGCACGCTCCGCAGGGGCGTGCTACGACCGGCCCTTGGCGTCGTGCTGTATCTAACGGGTCACATTTGGACCATTGTTAAGGAGTTCTATGATGGCGGAAGCTGTGGTCAAACAACAAAACCGAGAAGTGGTAAGCAAGGAGGGCAAATACCTGACCTTCTCTCTGGGGGCCGAGGAATACGGCCTGGAGATTCTCAAGGTCCGCGAGATCATCGGGTACATCGATGTCACCGCCGTGCCCCAGACGCCGCACCACGTCAAAGGCGTCATCAACCTGCGCGGCCAGGTCATCCCGGTCATCGATCTCCGCGCCAAGTTCGGTATGGAGACCGCCGAGGTCACCGAGCAAAGCTGTATCATTGTCGTCGAAATCGTCCAGGAGGAGCGAAAGTGCAGCATGGGGATTGTCGTGGATCGCGTCCAGGAGGTCCTCGACATCGCCGGCGGCAGCATCGAGGATGCCCCTCGGTTCGGAGCGTCGGTGAACACCGACTTCATCCTCGGCATGGGCAAGGTCGGCGACGCCGTCAAGATCCTGCTCGATATCGACAAGGTCCTCGCCGGCGACCATTTCGACGGCCTGGCATAGACATAAATCGAGCCCGGCAGAAGAGTTCGGGCCAACGTCCGCCCGAAGGACGAACAGGACAATCGTGGAAATGCACATCACACAGAAATCGTGTTGGCAGAATGAAAGGACAGCAGAGATGAATTCAAAATGGACCATTGGAAAGAAACTGATTGTGTCGTTCCTAAGCGTGGCGGCGGTGACAGCGGTTCTCGGCGTCGTCGGCTACTACGGCGTCAATCAGGGCGGCAAGGCCATCAATGAACTTGGTGGCGTGCGGTTGCCCAGCGTCGAGAGCACGCTGGCGATCCGGGCTGAGGCGGAGAACATTCGGGGGACGCTTCGTACACTGGCGATCTCCGGACTGCCGACGGAGATGCGTCAGCGCCAGTACAACAACCTTGCCCGGGCTCGAGAGGCCTACGAGCAGGCGTGGGCCGTCTACGAACCTCTGCCGCAAACGCCCGAAGAGGCGGAGGTATGGAAGAAGTTTGTTCCCGCCTGGAACGCCTGGCGCGCGGAGAACAGCAAGGCGCTGGAACTGGCCAGGCAGTTCGACGCGCTGGGTATCCAGAAACCCTACACGCTCAAGGAGAACATGGAGACCTATCGAGGCGACCACTACCGGTTGCAGATGCAGGTGCTCGGCATGATCCAGAGCAAGGAGGTCTTCGAAGGGGGCGAAAGCCACACCGACTGCAGGTTCGGCCAGTGGATGGCCTCGTTCCAGACGGACAACCCCGTCATCCGCCAGGCGATGCAGGCCTGCGCTGAGCCGCACCGGCAATTCCACCTGGCGCTTCATCAGGCCAAGCAGCTCGTGCAGGAAGGCAAGATGGAGGAGGCCCAGAGGCTGTATGAGACCGAGATGGCCCCGGCGGCCGAGAAGACCTTTGCAGCATTGTACGACATGCGCGGCGTCGCCGATCAGGCCCTGGCGGTTCTTCTGGCGGCCGAGCAACAGGTGCTGGGCCCCGTGACGGACACGCAGCGAGCGGCGGTGGACCTGCTCAACCAGATCGTGACGATCAACTCGGAGATCGGCGCCGAGGAGGCGGCCCATTCACAAAGCCAGGCCGCGTTCCTGAAGGTCCTGGCGGTGGTCGCCCTGGCCATCGGTGTGGTTCTGGCCGTGGGTCTGGGGGTCATCATCAGCCGGTCCATCAACAAGGTCCTGACGAGAATCGTGGAGGCGTTGTCCGAAGGTTCCGAGCAGGTGGCGGCGGCGTCGGGGCAAGTCTCCGCTGCATCGCAGTCGCTGGCCGAAGGGGCGACCGAGCAGGCCGCCGGTCTGGAAGAGACGTCTTCGAGCCTGGAAGAGATGTCGTCGATGACCAAGCAGAACGCCGACAACGCCCAGCAGGCCAATGCACTGGCCGGCGAGGCCCGCAAGGCCGCCGACACCGGCGCCGAATCGATGGGCCGAATGAGCCGGGCCATCAACGATATCCAGAAGAGTTCCGACGAAACCGCCAAGATCATCAAGGTCATCGACGAGATCGCCTTCCAGACGAACTTGCTGGCCTTGAACGCCGCGGTCGAGGCCGCCCGGGCCGGCGAGGCGGGTAAGGGCTTTGCCGTCGTCGCCGAAGAGGTGCGCAATCTGGCGATGCGGTCGGCTGAAGCCGCCAAGAACACCGCCAGCATGATCGAAGAGTCGGTCAAGAACGCCAAGAACGGCGTGGACATCGCGTCCGAGGTGGGCAAGGTCCTGGACGAGATCGTCCAGAGCATCGGCAAGACCACGAACCTGGTCGGCGAGATTGCGGCTGCTTCGCAGGAGCAGGCCCAGGGCATCGATCAGGTCAACACCGCCGTCTCCCAGATGGACAAGGTGACGCAGCAGAACGCCGCCAACGCCGAGGAGAGCGCCAGTGCTTCGGAGGAACTCAGCAGCCAGGCCGAATCCATGAACGAGATCGTGGGGGAACTAACCGCCTTGGTCGGCGGCAATCGCTCAGCAGGCCGCAGGGCGCAGACGAAAAGGTCTCCGGTCCGTCGCATGAAAGCGACGTCGCACCATGACATGGTGCCGGCCAAAGGTCGAAGCTATGGAAAGTCCGACGAGGCGTTCCACCATATCGCATCGAAGCCTAAGACCTCGACCGAGTCGAAGCGCACCATCCCGCTCGACGACGAGGATCTGGACCACTTCAACAACTGAGTCGTTTGCAGATTCGTCTGTGCTTCCAGGTGGGCCCTGCCGGCCCACCTGGGAGTGCGGCGGAGCTTGCGAATTCCGCTGAAGGGAGTCTTATGACGGACGCAGAAACGGAATTCCGGACACTTGCACCGGGGGAGGGGCCGCCGGTTGGGCCTACAGAAGCCAAAGACCTCAAGGAAGAACTCTTACGCGTCCAGAGGCAACTGGCCGTCGCCAGGAGAACTGCCCGTCCGAGGAGGCCTTGGCATCTGAGGCCACGACGCCCGTTGACGTGCCGCCGGCGGTGTCTCAGCCGGCAAGTGATCTCGTTCGCAGGCCGGGGGCAACGGAATGACCGTGCGACTTGACCGACAAGAGTTCGTCGCGATGGCCTTTCGGCCAGGTAGGGCTACAGTTCTTGACTACACCTTGGAGACTTGCGTTCACCTGAATTCGCCGCGTTCGGTTGGCATCGGTCTGAGCGGGCGAGTGCTCCGGCGCCGAGGACGGACCACCGGCATCACGAGCATTGTCCGCAGCCGTGAAAAGCCACGCATCTTCGCAGAAGACCTGTGGAGGTGTCACAGTCTCACGCCGCTCCGCCAGACGCGATACCTTCCCTCCGCCCTTCGCATGTGTCGGCAACGACCCGTTGATGCCGTACAGAGACGCATGTGTGTGGGCCATCTATGGTCTGATCCCCATGCGGGTGTATTTGCCGGAGGCAGCTTCCTGGATCGCGTCATTGATCCGGGCCAACGGAAAGACCCTGCCTACAACGGCATCGAAGGGATAGGCCGTGTGGTGGGCTTGAAGGAACTCCAGCGCCCCCTGGAGATGGCCCGGTCCGTAATTGTGCACGCCTGCGATGGTCAGAACCTTGCGGATGACTTGATTGGCGTCGATGCGCAGAAGGCTGTTGGGCGTGACCGGGCCCGCCAGAAGGTATCGGCCCGCGACATCGAGGGCCTCCATGGCGACATCCGCCGCTTCTGTGGCGCCGCAGGCCTCGAAGGCTACGGACAGTCTTCCATCAGGACAGGCCTCTCGGATTCGTCGGACCAACTCCGCCGGTTCGTAATCCTCGACGGCAAAGCAGTGATCGGCGCCGAACTGTCGGGCCATCTGCAGTCGGGATGGATCGAGGTCGGTTGCGATAACGGCCGGGCCGCCCTTCGACAAGGCAACACCGTTGAAATCACGAAGATCCTCCGTGCGGTGCTCCACGATCTCGCCCACGATTTCGTGGCCCAGAACGCTGGGCGCCGGCTCGGGCCGACGGCCGAAGACCGTGTGGAGATCGGAACCGCAGAGAGTGCTCATTCGAACCCTGCACAAGACGGCATCCGGTTCCAGCACCGTCGGGATCGGTATGTCGCGAATGACGAGTCCAGCGTTGGGGCGTTCGAACACGGCGGCTTTGCATTGCCTCGGAGCGCTTATCCGCAGCTCATTCGTCTGGGGCGTCTGTTCTAAGTCGGTCTTCATGAATGTCACTGAGCCTTTCGCCTTAGCCAATTCGAGAGCATGTCGATGGCCACAATGGTCGCCAGAACGAGAAGGATGACGGCGGACGCCTGATCGTAGCGAAACACTCGCAGCGTGTCGTGAAGGGTCCGTCCAATGCCGCCGGCGCCCACCAATCCAAGCACCATCGCCATGCGCACGTTGCGATCGAAGATGTACAGGGTATAGCCGATCGTCTCACGCACGGTTCCCCGCCAACCGGCAAAGGCCAGGATTTGCACGTATTCGGCTCCGGAGGCCCGCAGCGCCTCGCAACTGCCCTGATCGACGCGTTCGAGGTTCTCG
The sequence above is drawn from the Anaerobaca lacustris genome and encodes:
- a CDS encoding chemotaxis protein CheW, which codes for MMAEAVVKQQNREVVSKEGKYLTFSLGAEEYGLEILKVREIIGYIDVTAVPQTPHHVKGVINLRGQVIPVIDLRAKFGMETAEVTEQSCIIVVEIVQEERKCSMGIVVDRVQEVLDIAGGSIEDAPRFGASVNTDFILGMGKVGDAVKILLDIDKVLAGDHFDGLA
- a CDS encoding methyl-accepting chemotaxis protein, which codes for MNSKWTIGKKLIVSFLSVAAVTAVLGVVGYYGVNQGGKAINELGGVRLPSVESTLAIRAEAENIRGTLRTLAISGLPTEMRQRQYNNLARAREAYEQAWAVYEPLPQTPEEAEVWKKFVPAWNAWRAENSKALELARQFDALGIQKPYTLKENMETYRGDHYRLQMQVLGMIQSKEVFEGGESHTDCRFGQWMASFQTDNPVIRQAMQACAEPHRQFHLALHQAKQLVQEGKMEEAQRLYETEMAPAAEKTFAALYDMRGVADQALAVLLAAEQQVLGPVTDTQRAAVDLLNQIVTINSEIGAEEAAHSQSQAAFLKVLAVVALAIGVVLAVGLGVIISRSINKVLTRIVEALSEGSEQVAAASGQVSAASQSLAEGATEQAAGLEETSSSLEEMSSMTKQNADNAQQANALAGEARKAADTGAESMGRMSRAINDIQKSSDETAKIIKVIDEIAFQTNLLALNAAVEAARAGEAGKGFAVVAEEVRNLAMRSAEAAKNTASMIEESVKNAKNGVDIASEVGKVLDEIVQSIGKTTNLVGEIAAASQEQAQGIDQVNTAVSQMDKVTQQNAANAEESASASEELSSQAESMNEIVGELTALVGGNRSAGRRAQTKRSPVRRMKATSHHDMVPAKGRSYGKSDEAFHHIASKPKTSTESKRTIPLDDEDLDHFNN
- a CDS encoding zinc-binding dehydrogenase, producing the protein MKTDLEQTPQTNELRISAPRQCKAAVFERPNAGLVIRDIPIPTVLEPDAVLCRVRMSTLCGSDLHTVFGRRPEPAPSVLGHEIVGEIVEHRTEDLRDFNGVALSKGGPAVIATDLDPSRLQMARQFGADHCFAVEDYEPAELVRRIREACPDGRLSVAFEACGATEAADVAMEALDVAGRYLLAGPVTPNSLLRIDANQVIRKVLTIAGVHNYGPGHLQGALEFLQAHHTAYPFDAVVGRVFPLARINDAIQEAASGKYTRMGIRP